In Deltaproteobacteria bacterium, a single genomic region encodes these proteins:
- the infB gene encoding translation initiation factor IF-2, whose protein sequence is MPKTRVYELAKELGIESKEFLDRLIAAGIDVSSHMSAIEEKDVERVRKEFGDNEPEVVEEKRVADRIIRRRRKAVVTSPPSGAETMPSEGEVEIPEPPEFQTEEGPAIPLAMPAEGGVPEPPSEPAVPTAPYVEKISAGEVEIAGEKSREAAEKAPAPTMEAVTPVEEAERISDEPEAKAGSPAGGIESERPTEAEPEPKFVETTEAETVPAIEPVMEEPLHADRKQGAELVEMRERTRVGQVEQVGEEVEAAEIVEGEALKPKAKPKPKAKKPKKKRKETPARIIRMPEPVEIAAERPPEQAAVKERAVSGDLGAAEKPPEIPLETAPAEAKPGRKKKGRRGFKAEEVELEAPKKAVKRREIVERDELYDLSQAKGRTKKQKPAVRKSKKTTITVPKAIKRRIRMGESIMVAELAKKMGIKAAELLRKLLSMGVMANINQAVDFDAAALVSADFGYEVERQANVEDRLEIIVETKEENLEPRPPVITVMGHVDHGKTSLLDYIRKSNVTEGEAGGITQHIGAYKVTLDSGDVVFLDTPGHEAFTGMRARGAKITDLVILVVAADEGMKQQTKEAIDHARAGEVPIVVAVNKIDKPGADPDRVKRELAEYNLMPEEWGGDTMFVPVSAKTGEGIDALLENVLLQAEVLELKADPSAKAKGTIIESRLDKGRGAVATVLVQSGTLRVGDAFVCGKQAGRVRAMMDDQSRTVKEAGPSTPIEVQGLSGVPNAGDEFVVVDDEKTARLISEHRQDEIRQSLLPQSGAMTLEKLYQQIQEGEIKELNVVLKGDVHGSVEAIVDALHNLDTRVVTVQIIHASTGAVTESDVMLAAASNAIIVGFNVRPTNKARDQAEQEGVEIRFYNVIYELLDDIRDAMVGLLEPTYEEKTLGQAVVREVFHITKLGTVAGCYVTSGKIIRGSKIRVLRNGVVVFNGDIGSLRRYKEDAKEVAQGLECGINVVNFNDIKIDDVMESYILVEVQPTLE, encoded by the coding sequence ATGCCAAAAACCAGAGTGTACGAGTTGGCTAAAGAACTGGGCATAGAGAGCAAAGAATTCCTGGACCGGCTTATTGCCGCCGGAATCGATGTATCGAGCCACATGAGCGCCATCGAAGAAAAAGATGTCGAGCGTGTGCGGAAGGAATTCGGTGATAACGAGCCCGAGGTTGTTGAGGAAAAGCGAGTGGCCGACCGAATCATCCGGCGTCGCAGGAAGGCGGTCGTGACGTCTCCACCATCCGGGGCTGAGACGATGCCCTCGGAAGGGGAGGTGGAAATCCCGGAACCCCCCGAGTTCCAAACTGAAGAGGGACCGGCTATACCCCTCGCTATGCCGGCTGAAGGAGGTGTTCCCGAGCCGCCCTCCGAGCCTGCTGTACCAACAGCACCCTACGTGGAGAAAATATCCGCCGGTGAAGTCGAGATCGCCGGGGAGAAGAGTCGTGAAGCTGCCGAGAAGGCGCCTGCTCCGACGATGGAAGCAGTCACGCCCGTCGAAGAGGCCGAAAGGATTTCCGATGAGCCGGAAGCGAAAGCAGGATCACCTGCCGGGGGTATCGAGTCGGAAAGGCCGACGGAGGCCGAGCCGGAGCCGAAGTTCGTAGAGACAACTGAAGCTGAAACCGTTCCGGCCATAGAACCGGTTATGGAAGAACCATTGCATGCGGATCGAAAGCAGGGAGCTGAGCTGGTCGAAATGCGGGAGCGGACGCGGGTGGGACAGGTCGAACAAGTGGGAGAGGAAGTAGAGGCTGCGGAGATCGTTGAAGGGGAAGCGCTGAAACCCAAAGCAAAACCCAAACCCAAAGCCAAGAAACCGAAGAAGAAAAGAAAAGAAACGCCTGCGCGGATCATAAGAATGCCGGAGCCGGTGGAAATAGCGGCTGAAAGACCGCCTGAACAGGCAGCGGTCAAGGAACGAGCGGTTTCGGGGGATCTTGGCGCCGCGGAGAAACCTCCTGAAATACCATTGGAAACAGCTCCTGCGGAGGCGAAACCGGGCCGGAAGAAAAAGGGCAGACGAGGCTTTAAGGCAGAGGAAGTTGAACTGGAAGCGCCCAAGAAAGCGGTCAAGCGCAGGGAGATAGTGGAACGAGATGAACTGTATGATCTGAGTCAAGCCAAAGGCAGAACCAAAAAACAAAAACCGGCGGTTCGGAAGTCAAAGAAGACGACCATCACGGTGCCAAAGGCCATCAAGCGGCGGATTCGAATGGGCGAATCCATCATGGTCGCGGAACTGGCCAAGAAGATGGGGATCAAGGCCGCAGAACTTCTGCGAAAACTGTTGTCAATGGGTGTGATGGCCAATATAAACCAGGCTGTGGATTTCGACGCCGCAGCGCTGGTATCCGCGGACTTCGGCTACGAGGTTGAACGTCAGGCGAACGTTGAGGATCGTCTTGAAATCATCGTAGAGACGAAGGAAGAGAATCTGGAACCACGCCCCCCGGTTATTACGGTAATGGGCCATGTGGATCATGGAAAAACCTCTTTGTTGGACTACATTCGAAAAAGCAACGTTACGGAAGGCGAGGCTGGTGGAATTACCCAGCATATAGGCGCCTACAAAGTGACTTTGGACTCCGGCGACGTAGTGTTTTTAGACACTCCTGGGCATGAGGCCTTTACCGGAATGAGGGCCAGAGGCGCCAAGATTACGGACCTCGTGATCCTCGTTGTCGCGGCGGACGAAGGAATGAAGCAGCAGACCAAGGAGGCTATTGATCACGCGCGCGCCGGAGAAGTCCCCATCGTGGTGGCTGTCAACAAAATCGACAAACCCGGAGCGGATCCGGATCGGGTAAAGCGCGAGTTGGCCGAGTATAACCTTATGCCCGAGGAATGGGGCGGCGACACCATGTTCGTCCCTGTTTCGGCCAAGACAGGGGAAGGCATTGACGCCCTGCTGGAAAACGTTTTGTTGCAGGCGGAGGTTCTTGAACTCAAAGCGGATCCTTCGGCCAAAGCGAAAGGCACCATCATTGAGTCCAGACTGGACAAGGGGCGCGGAGCGGTGGCCACCGTATTGGTGCAGTCCGGAACGCTGCGTGTGGGCGACGCTTTTGTATGTGGAAAACAGGCTGGTCGAGTCCGCGCCATGATGGACGACCAGAGTAGGACCGTCAAGGAAGCCGGTCCTTCGACTCCCATCGAAGTTCAGGGGTTGTCCGGCGTTCCGAACGCGGGAGACGAATTCGTCGTTGTGGATGACGAGAAGACCGCCAGGCTGATCAGCGAACACCGACAGGACGAAATCCGGCAATCTCTGCTGCCTCAATCCGGCGCTATGACGCTCGAGAAACTGTATCAGCAGATACAGGAAGGAGAGATAAAGGAACTGAATGTCGTATTGAAAGGCGACGTCCACGGTTCCGTCGAGGCCATCGTCGATGCGCTCCACAATTTGGACACCCGCGTTGTGACTGTGCAGATTATCCATGCAAGCACGGGAGCTGTAACGGAGTCGGACGTGATGTTAGCCGCGGCGTCGAACGCGATCATAGTGGGCTTTAACGTCAGGCCCACGAACAAGGCGAGAGATCAAGCCGAACAAGAAGGGGTGGAGATTCGATTTTACAACGTCATTTACGAGTTGCTCGACGACATTAGGGACGCGATGGTAGGCCTGCTCGAACCGACCTATGAGGAAAAAACGCTGGGTCAGGCGGTGGTGCGCGAAGTGTTCCACATAACCAAATTGGGTACTGTGGCCGGATGTTACGTGACCAGCGGAAAAATTATTCGTGGTTCCAAAATAAGAGTGCTTCGGAACGGCGTGGTTGTTTTCAACGGCGATATCGGGTCGTTGAGACGGTACAAAGAGGACGCAAAGGAAGTCGCCCAGGGACTCGAGTGCGGGATTAATGTCGTGAATTTCAACGATATTAAGATCGACGACGTGATGGAGAGTTATATCCTGGTAGAGGTGCAACCGACTCTTGAATAG
- a CDS encoding YlxR family protein — protein MSPKRDFPVRMCIACRRRKSRDELRRFVCLQGNRVEWDVKKVLPGRGAYVCPDRACLDHAVRRQLFERSFGVCVDASDIPERIDLGGFLDAKNQSVRVG, from the coding sequence ATGTCTCCTAAGAGAGATTTTCCTGTTCGGATGTGCATCGCTTGCCGGAGAAGGAAGAGCCGCGATGAGCTGCGGCGTTTCGTATGTCTGCAAGGGAATCGCGTGGAGTGGGATGTTAAGAAAGTTCTTCCCGGCCGCGGTGCTTATGTGTGCCCTGATCGGGCCTGCCTTGATCATGCGGTCCGGAGGCAGCTTTTTGAACGAAGTTTCGGGGTGTGCGTCGATGCTTCGGATATACCAGAGAGGATCGACTTAGGGGGTTTTCTAGATGCCAAAAACCAGAGTGTACGAGTTGGCTAA
- the nusA gene encoding transcription termination/antitermination protein NusA → MTTDLKRTIDQISRDKGIDRNILVNTLEEAIRSAARKKFGHKYDLEVAFNEDIGEVEVFQFKEVVENVTKPELEVGLEEARKLDPECEIGDSIGTKVEMAEFGRIAAQSAKQVIIQRMKDAEREIVYEDFKDRRREVINGIVQRLDRAGVVVNLGRAEALLPYHEQIPRETYRQGDRIRAYVLEVDRSGRGPQIVLSRSHPDFLRALFEIEVPEVAEGIVKITSVAREPGSRSKIAVSTEDSDIDPVGACVGMRGSRVQAVVQELRGEKIDIVLWNPDPARFICNALAPAEVTRVVIDEGNRVMEVIVPDDQLSLAIGKRGQNVRLASKLSNWKIDVTSESKYSKILREGFESLLRLEGAGDVAAEVLLEHGFSSAEDVARSSEAELMQLPGLTVEKAKKIIESARQLLLAGAPSETGVTSDSEVEGEEKESDVS, encoded by the coding sequence ATGACCACGGATCTAAAAAGAACCATCGACCAAATCAGCCGTGACAAAGGAATCGATCGCAACATTCTGGTCAACACGCTCGAGGAGGCCATTCGATCAGCGGCTCGGAAGAAGTTCGGCCACAAATACGATCTGGAAGTTGCATTTAATGAAGATATTGGAGAGGTGGAAGTCTTCCAATTCAAGGAAGTAGTGGAGAACGTAACCAAGCCTGAACTCGAAGTAGGTCTGGAAGAGGCGCGGAAACTCGATCCGGAATGTGAGATCGGCGACAGCATCGGGACCAAGGTCGAAATGGCTGAATTCGGTCGAATAGCCGCACAATCCGCCAAACAGGTTATCATTCAACGCATGAAAGATGCCGAGCGCGAGATTGTTTATGAGGATTTCAAGGATCGCAGGCGTGAAGTCATCAACGGTATAGTCCAGAGGCTTGACCGGGCCGGAGTGGTCGTCAATTTGGGGCGGGCCGAGGCGTTGCTGCCCTATCACGAGCAAATTCCTCGTGAGACATACAGGCAAGGCGATCGAATTCGAGCCTACGTTCTGGAAGTAGATCGAAGTGGAAGGGGACCACAGATTGTGCTGTCCCGCAGTCACCCCGACTTCTTAAGAGCCCTTTTTGAAATCGAGGTCCCTGAAGTTGCCGAAGGGATAGTGAAGATCACGAGCGTAGCCCGAGAACCCGGGAGCCGATCCAAGATTGCCGTATCGACAGAGGACAGCGATATCGATCCAGTGGGAGCATGCGTTGGAATGAGAGGGTCGAGAGTTCAGGCCGTGGTACAGGAACTCCGTGGGGAGAAAATCGACATTGTGCTCTGGAATCCGGACCCGGCTCGTTTCATCTGCAATGCCTTGGCGCCCGCCGAAGTCACGAGAGTGGTTATTGACGAAGGCAACAGAGTGATGGAGGTCATCGTTCCGGACGATCAGCTATCCTTGGCCATAGGAAAACGCGGTCAAAACGTGCGGCTCGCCTCTAAATTAAGCAACTGGAAGATCGACGTTACGAGCGAGAGCAAGTACTCCAAAATCCTTCGAGAGGGATTCGAGTCCTTGTTGCGATTGGAGGGAGCAGGAGATGTTGCGGCCGAAGTGCTTCTTGAACATGGGTTCTCTTCCGCCGAGGATGTGGCGCGAAGTTCGGAGGCTGAATTGATGCAGCTTCCGGGTCTTACGGTGGAGAAGGCCAAAAAGATCATTGAGTCGGCGCGCCAACTGCTTCTTGCGGGTGCTCCATCCGAAACAGGCGTGACGTCCGATTCCGAGGTCGAGGGGGAGGAAAAGGAATCGGATGTCTCCTAA
- a CDS encoding ribosome maturation factor RimP has product MTSAREKWVLDQVASLVGPVIEEEGYALVDVTYRREPVGWVLRAYVDREGGITVGECAQISRRIGDLIEAKNLIEQSYTLEVSSPGLDRLLKQDRDFKWAVGKKVRVLKKHPEKGQRDLIGRLVHYSGDSVTIDQDGEVMIVPIEEIAKASIFVEI; this is encoded by the coding sequence ATGACGAGCGCACGAGAGAAATGGGTGCTGGACCAGGTCGCTTCCCTAGTGGGACCGGTTATAGAGGAAGAAGGGTATGCGCTGGTTGATGTTACGTACAGACGCGAGCCCGTCGGCTGGGTCCTGCGGGCTTACGTGGACCGGGAAGGTGGAATCACGGTGGGTGAGTGTGCTCAAATTAGTCGAAGAATCGGCGACCTAATCGAAGCCAAGAATTTGATAGAACAAAGTTATACGCTTGAAGTCTCTTCTCCGGGATTGGACCGCCTTTTGAAACAAGATCGAGATTTCAAGTGGGCTGTAGGAAAGAAAGTGCGTGTTCTGAAAAAACACCCGGAGAAAGGCCAACGGGATCTAATTGGCAGGCTCGTGCATTATAGCGGAGATTCGGTAACTATCGATCAGGATGGTGAAGTCATGATCGTGCCTATAGAAGAGATCGCCAAGGCTAGTATCTTTGTTGAAATTTAG
- a CDS encoding tetratricopeptide repeat protein, whose translation MEKKLKKTGYEKPKQGGDLPKWRQEDWVANRLRARKRKTRMGIVSVGVFLVLAYLGAAFLVRMFPFDVRQELGLNAVLFEVNGVSVSVEPGQTLEVNNSDTVKLVRIDSNAVFDWSLDFTSEVFSREALLNGSRVDEALGESSWMLEGTKPIQMVYRGDVIGQVNVKVVGDEKYWWLRSQRSADPAEKILMLEKALSLNSSSVSTRESLADLYEKTGNWRKAAEFYEWIAERDTRPIWLNKMVELYRGNGDLKSQAQAFERAVAINPDAKYLVLTAQAFEELKNSEKAVPYYEKAVPSLQGAERAAVLKKLGYYYVEKKELKKAVQMYEQASKLDPEDPNVFFNLGELYHRMGETDASINALEKANSLRADDRETIILLVSSYEKKGDYRGLVPHLEKLIQETPEDIDLMLKLASAHEKLGDTTGALSAYEVIAKLAPENPEVLYNLGRLYFMRRNYRKSEEALMRALALDPDHPKANSYLFDIYKRTGRRDKAISTAERQLEIDPRDRPVYDYLFRELKDERPEALKVVLTEGVEALPGDGRLREYLGVVYLKEQNIAYATIQFEHASELHPQDVSILYQLAKLYERTGQLDLSLKFYQRVIDIDEGYRDAEQSFLRLRYSRIKKSDQDGKGAPGT comes from the coding sequence ATGGAAAAGAAACTGAAAAAGACGGGCTATGAGAAGCCCAAACAAGGGGGAGACCTTCCCAAGTGGCGGCAAGAGGACTGGGTGGCCAACCGGCTGAGGGCCAGGAAAAGGAAGACGAGAATGGGGATCGTGAGTGTAGGCGTCTTTCTCGTTCTGGCGTACCTTGGCGCCGCTTTCCTGGTCCGGATGTTCCCTTTTGATGTCCGTCAGGAACTCGGACTGAACGCCGTTCTGTTCGAGGTCAACGGGGTTTCCGTGAGCGTTGAACCCGGTCAAACGCTTGAGGTGAACAATTCGGATACCGTCAAACTGGTTCGAATCGATTCAAACGCTGTTTTCGATTGGAGCCTCGATTTTACCTCGGAGGTTTTTTCCAGGGAAGCCTTACTGAATGGGAGCAGGGTCGATGAAGCGCTCGGGGAGAGTTCCTGGATGCTGGAAGGCACAAAGCCCATCCAGATGGTCTATCGTGGCGACGTTATCGGTCAGGTGAACGTTAAGGTGGTCGGGGATGAGAAGTACTGGTGGCTGAGATCTCAGCGCTCAGCGGACCCGGCGGAGAAGATCCTGATGCTTGAAAAGGCCCTCTCGTTGAATTCCTCGTCCGTCTCGACACGCGAATCGCTTGCGGATTTATATGAAAAGACCGGAAATTGGCGAAAGGCGGCGGAGTTCTATGAGTGGATCGCGGAGAGAGACACCCGTCCCATATGGTTGAACAAGATGGTGGAGCTGTATCGCGGCAATGGTGACCTGAAATCCCAGGCGCAAGCGTTCGAACGCGCCGTGGCCATCAATCCTGATGCAAAATATTTGGTATTGACGGCGCAGGCGTTCGAGGAATTGAAGAACTCAGAGAAAGCCGTTCCCTACTACGAGAAGGCGGTCCCGTCGCTTCAAGGTGCGGAGCGTGCCGCCGTTCTGAAAAAACTGGGATACTATTATGTTGAAAAGAAGGAACTGAAGAAAGCGGTTCAAATGTATGAACAGGCGTCAAAGCTGGATCCGGAAGATCCCAATGTGTTTTTCAACCTGGGCGAGCTTTACCACCGCATGGGGGAAACGGATGCTTCGATCAACGCGTTGGAAAAAGCGAATTCGCTGCGAGCGGACGACCGGGAGACGATTATTTTATTGGTGAGCAGCTACGAGAAGAAAGGGGATTACCGAGGGTTGGTGCCTCACTTGGAGAAGCTGATTCAAGAAACGCCCGAGGATATCGACCTTATGCTTAAACTCGCATCGGCGCACGAAAAACTGGGCGACACCACCGGCGCCCTTTCGGCCTACGAAGTGATCGCCAAATTAGCTCCTGAAAATCCGGAGGTGCTCTATAATCTGGGGCGTCTGTACTTTATGCGGAGAAATTACAGGAAGAGCGAGGAGGCCCTCATGCGGGCATTGGCGCTGGACCCGGATCATCCGAAAGCGAATTCCTATCTGTTCGATATATATAAGCGCACCGGTCGAAGAGACAAAGCCATTTCGACGGCCGAGCGGCAACTTGAGATCGATCCGCGAGATCGTCCCGTTTACGATTATCTGTTTCGTGAGCTGAAAGACGAACGTCCGGAGGCCTTGAAGGTGGTTTTGACCGAAGGCGTTGAGGCTTTGCCGGGCGACGGTCGATTGAGGGAGTATCTCGGCGTGGTGTATTTGAAGGAGCAGAACATAGCCTATGCCACTATTCAGTTTGAACATGCCAGTGAACTCCATCCCCAGGACGTGTCCATACTTTATCAACTGGCCAAGTTGTATGAGAGGACGGGCCAATTGGATCTGTCGCTTAAGTTTTATCAGAGAGTGATCGACATTGACGAAGGCTATCGTGACGCCGAGCAGTCTTTTTTGCGGCTGAGATACAGCCGCATCAAGAAGTCGGATCAAGACGGGAAAGGCGCTCCCGGGACCTGA
- a CDS encoding cytochrome c3 family protein: protein MKHVNRTTLVLVLVLFVCAVIGIAYAAQEVPDQFKIDYRDKFEKAIKTPVDLSHKKHHDDYKVACTECHHVMKDGKNVWQQGDPVQKCIECHSPNKEEAKAKNVLDLRNALHKNCQSCHKDAVKEGKKAPVKCTECHVKE, encoded by the coding sequence ATGAAACACGTCAATCGTACCACTCTGGTGCTGGTGCTGGTCTTGTTCGTGTGCGCGGTGATCGGTATCGCCTACGCGGCCCAGGAAGTTCCGGACCAATTCAAGATCGATTACCGCGATAAGTTTGAGAAGGCCATCAAGACTCCGGTGGATCTCTCTCATAAGAAGCACCACGACGACTACAAGGTTGCTTGCACAGAATGTCATCACGTCATGAAAGACGGAAAGAACGTCTGGCAGCAGGGGGATCCGGTACAGAAATGCATCGAATGCCACTCCCCCAATAAAGAGGAGGCCAAGGCCAAGAACGTCTTGGACCTGCGCAACGCGTTACACAAGAATTGCCAGTCATGCCATAAAGATGCCGTGAAGGAAGGCAAGAAAGCTCCAGTCAAATGCACTGAATGTCACGTTAAAGAGTAG
- a CDS encoding ferredoxin family protein gives MSYMVEVDPDKCIGDEECVEVCPVDVYEMQGGKAVPVNMEECLGCESCIEVCEQDAITVTEQ, from the coding sequence ATGAGCTACATGGTGGAAGTGGATCCGGATAAGTGCATCGGCGACGAAGAGTGCGTGGAAGTCTGTCCTGTCGACGTGTACGAAATGCAAGGCGGGAAGGCGGTTCCTGTAAACATGGAAGAATGTCTCGGATGCGAAAGCTGCATCGAAGTCTGTGAACAGGACGCGATCACGGTTACGGAGCAGTAA